From Diospyros lotus cultivar Yz01 chromosome 4, ASM1463336v1, whole genome shotgun sequence, a single genomic window includes:
- the LOC127798963 gene encoding LOW QUALITY PROTEIN: pentatricopeptide repeat-containing protein At1g71420-like (The sequence of the model RefSeq protein was modified relative to this genomic sequence to represent the inferred CDS: inserted 1 base in 1 codon; deleted 1 base in 1 codon) yields the protein MLRSAPRAYTLLQAFSTASPTACNIHERLRLLCSRGHLVEAFSLFYSLDAPRPREIYATLFQACAGQQCLRLGLSLHQDMLAHDPKTPPDLYLTNHLINMYAKCGELEYARQLFDEMPQRNVVSWTALISGFARQGKASECFSLFTGMLAHCRPNEFAYASVLSSCGINCGRQMHALALKTAFDGYVYVGNALITMYSNCCGYGIYRDDKDEAWMVFRTMKFRNLVTWNSVIAGFQIRGLGDQAMKFFSVMHLKGIAFDGATLLSILSSLLPDGVSDVSLGLKFCFQLQCQVIKTGFSVDIGVATALVKAYSNLGGNVADYYNIFLETNGSRDIVSWTDMIATFAERDPQKALFLFHQLRQDGLAPDSCAFSSVLKACAGLMSRVSALALHSQIVKSGLKDDVVVANALIHTYARCGSVSLAEQVFFEMGFRDTISWNSMLKAYALHGQATEASELFRQMNVKADANTFVALLSACSHAGLVDEGVNLFDTMFEKYGVVPQLYHFACMVDMLGRAGHILEANKLINNMPMEPDYVVWSAFLGACRKHGEINLARLAATKLKELDPENSLGYVLMSNIYSSSGIFTEGGSMRREMKGLGVQKEQGLSWIEVENQVSEGSSGGHQHAQAEAIHXHNENDKQLYYLGEKLGLVLALSDAGSLHVNGGVICIMRSIGIDVDCCNFMKVAPLQVEREIVVRDSNQFYHFKQRECCCYEYW from the exons CTCGCGGCCACCTCGTAGAAGCCTTCTCCCTGTTCTACTCACTGGACGCACCTCGTCCCCGAGAAATTTACGCCACCCTATTTCAAGCCTGTGCCGGCCAGCAATGCCTCCGACTGGGCCTATCTCTGCACCAGGATATGCTTGCCCACGATCCCAAAACCCCACCCGACCTATACTTGACTAACCATCTCATCAACATGTATGCAAAATGCGGCGAATTAGAGTATGCCCGTCAACTGTTTGACGAAATGCCGCAGAGAAACGTTGTTTCTTGGACTGCTCTCATTTCGGGTTTTGCGCGACAGGGTAAGGCTAGTGAATGTTTCAGTCTCTTTACCGGCATGTTGGCTCATTGCCGTCCGAACGAATTTGCGTATGCAAGTGTGCTCTCTTCGTGCGGAATCAATTGTGGTAGGCAGATGCATGCACTTGCCTTGAAAACCGCCTTTGATGGTTATGTTTATGTTGGGAATGCTCTTATTACCATGTACTCTAATtgttgtggttatggcattTATCGTGATGATAAAGATGAGGCTTGGATGGTGTTCAGGACTATGAAGTTTCGCAATCTAGTTACATGGAATTCAGTGATCGCAGGGTTTCAAATTCGTGGACTGGGAGACCAAGCTATGAAGTTTTTCTCCGTGATGCACCTTAAGGGCATTGCGTTTGACGGTGCCACGCTTCTCAGTATCTTGTCTTCCTTGCTCCCCGATGGTGTCAGTGATGTTTCTTTGGGTCTTAAATTTTGTTTCCAATTGCAATGTCAAGTGATCAAAACCGGATTTTCTGTTGATATTGGAGTGGCAACTGCGTTAGTGAAAGCTTATTCAAATTTGGGAGGAAATGTTGCTGATTATTACAACATCTTTTTGGAGACAAATGGGAGTCGAGATATTGTTTCATGGACAGATATGATTGCAACATTTGCAGAAAGGGACCCACAAAAAGCCCTCTTCCTTTTCCATCAGTTGCGCCAAGATGGTTTAGCTCCAGACTCTTGTGCATTCTCCTCTGTATTAAAAGCTTGTGCAGGGCTTATGAGTCGGGTTTCTGCCTTGGCTCTCCATTCACAAATAGTCAAATCTGGATTGAAAGATGATGTAGTGGTTGCAAATGCTTTAATCCATACCTATGCTAGATGTGGCTCAGTTAGCCTAGCCGAGCAAGTTTTTTTTGAGATGGGGTTTCGGGATACGATTTCTTGGAATTCAATGCTGAAGGCCTATGCATTGCATGGACAGGCCACAGAGGCAAGTGAGTTATTTAGGCAGATGAATGTTAAAGCTGATGCCAATACATTTGTAGCCCTCCTCTCAGCTTGCAGCCATGCTGGATTGGTGGATGAGGGTGTTAATCTTTTTGACACCatgtttgaaaaatatggaGTCGTTCCTCAACTTTATCATTTTGCCTGCATGGTTGATATGCTTGGGCGAGCTGGACATATTCTTGAAGCAAATAAGCTTATAAACAATATGCCTATGGAACCAGATTATGTTGTGTGGAGTGCTTTTCTTGGGGCATGCAGAAAACATGGTGAAATCAATTTGGCTCGTTTAGCAGCTACTAAACTGAAGGAGTTGGATCCTGAAAATTCACTAGGCTATGTTTTAATGTCCAACATTTACAGCTCATCTGGTATTTTTACTGAAGGAGGGTCTATGAGGAGGGAGATGAAAGGTCTGGGAGTTCAGAAAGAGCAAGGCCTAAGCTGGATTGAAGTTGAGAATCAGGTTAGTGAGGGTTCTTCTGGGGGTCATCAGCATGCTCAAGCAGAGGCAATTC GCCACAATGAGAATGACAAGCAACTGTATTACCTCGGTGAGAagcttggtttggttttggcTTTATCAGATGCAGGAAGCTTACATGTCAATGGAGGTGTTATTTGCATTATGAGGAGCATTGGCATTGATGTTGACTGTTGTAACTTTATGAAAGTTGCACCACTGCAAGTTGAAAGGGAGATTGTGGTGAGAGATTCAAACCAATTCTACCAT TTTAAACAGAGAGAATGCTGTTGTTATGAATATTGGTAA